A portion of the Bifidobacterium bifidum ATCC 29521 = JCM 1255 = DSM 20456 genome contains these proteins:
- a CDS encoding MFS transporter gives MSATATAAVSKAGAVKKDSVPEIIAASMVGTAIEFYDNYCYSIAAASYFGTIFFPAASKANPALGTMYAFLTFAVSFLARPFGSMLFGHFGDKIGRKTTLVVALMTMGISTFVVGLLPGYEQLGALSIVILCICRACQGVGLAGEWSGAALVATENAPANKRALYGSFPNLGAPIGFFCAYGLNLLLDSTLGSTAMQAWGWRIPFLCSAVLVIIGLYVRLRMTETPIFRKAVEQDRVVKHPLRSLLPYWKEVLLGTFAMGITYSLFYVLGTWSLSYAVKVMKPPFSQNEYLAMQMVSVVFFAIFIFVTCIYSDKLGRKTVLISTTLATLVFSLFAMQSLQHNVLTVMLFLCVGFALMGGLFGPCGAYLPELFPTHVRYSGAGLSYNLAAILGGAFAPAISTALVKSTGAVESVGWYLAVMSLLALIALFLIKESKDEDYEK, from the coding sequence ATGTCTGCTACTGCTACCGCGGCCGTGTCCAAGGCCGGTGCGGTGAAGAAGGACTCGGTTCCCGAGATCATCGCCGCCTCCATGGTCGGCACCGCCATCGAGTTCTACGACAACTACTGCTATTCCATCGCAGCCGCCAGCTATTTCGGCACTATTTTCTTCCCGGCCGCGTCGAAGGCCAATCCGGCGCTGGGCACGATGTACGCGTTCCTGACGTTCGCCGTCTCGTTCCTCGCCCGCCCGTTCGGCTCCATGCTGTTCGGCCACTTCGGCGACAAGATCGGCCGCAAGACCACGCTGGTCGTCGCCCTGATGACGATGGGTATCTCCACGTTCGTCGTCGGCCTGCTGCCAGGCTATGAGCAGCTGGGCGCCTTGTCCATCGTCATCCTGTGCATCTGCCGCGCCTGCCAGGGCGTGGGTCTCGCCGGCGAATGGTCCGGTGCCGCGCTGGTCGCTACCGAGAACGCCCCGGCCAACAAGCGCGCCCTGTACGGCTCCTTCCCGAACCTCGGCGCCCCGATCGGCTTCTTCTGCGCCTACGGCCTGAACCTGCTGCTCGACTCCACGCTCGGATCCACGGCCATGCAGGCCTGGGGCTGGCGTATCCCGTTCCTGTGCTCCGCAGTGCTCGTCATCATCGGCCTGTACGTGCGTCTGCGCATGACCGAGACCCCGATCTTCCGCAAGGCAGTCGAGCAGGACCGCGTGGTGAAGCACCCGCTGCGCTCGCTGCTGCCGTACTGGAAGGAAGTGCTTCTCGGCACCTTCGCCATGGGCATCACATACTCGCTGTTCTACGTGCTGGGCACGTGGTCGCTGAGCTACGCCGTCAAGGTCATGAAGCCACCCTTCAGCCAGAACGAATACCTGGCCATGCAGATGGTTTCCGTGGTGTTCTTCGCGATCTTCATCTTCGTGACCTGCATCTACTCCGACAAGCTCGGCCGCAAGACCGTGCTGATCTCCACCACGCTCGCGACGCTGGTGTTCAGTCTGTTCGCCATGCAGTCCCTGCAGCACAACGTCCTGACCGTGATGCTGTTCCTGTGCGTCGGCTTCGCGCTGATGGGCGGCCTGTTCGGCCCCTGCGGCGCCTATCTGCCCGAGCTGTTCCCGACTCACGTGCGTTACTCCGGCGCCGGCCTGAGCTACAACCTCGCCGCCATCCTCGGCGGCGCGTTCGCCCCGGCCATCTCCACCGCACTGGTCAAGTCGACCGGCGCCGTCGAGTCCGTCGGCTGGTACCTCGCCGTGATGTCCTTGCTCGCCCTGATCGCCCTGTTCCTGATCAAGGAAAGCAAGGACGAGGATTACGAGAAGTGA
- a CDS encoding ACT domain-containing protein, which produces MNKAIITVVGQDTVGIIARVCTYLSDHKVNVLDISQTIIDGFFNMMMIVDYSGADNEFGVIVEDLDKLGEQIGVRIRCQREEIFTKMHRV; this is translated from the coding sequence ATGAACAAGGCAATCATCACCGTCGTCGGCCAGGACACGGTCGGCATCATCGCGCGCGTGTGCACGTACCTGTCCGATCACAAGGTCAACGTGCTGGATATCTCACAGACCATCATCGACGGCTTCTTCAACATGATGATGATCGTCGACTACTCCGGCGCGGACAACGAGTTCGGCGTGATCGTCGAGGACCTGGACAAGCTCGGCGAGCAGATCGGCGTGCGCATCCGCTGCCAGCGCGAGGAGATCTTCACGAAGATGCACCGCGTCTGA
- a CDS encoding PFL family protein, producing the protein MLNIMEVRETNQMIEQEKLDVRTITMGISLLDCAADSVDKVCDSIYDKITTYAKDLVATGEAIERDYGIPIVNKRITVTPISLVGASSCKSEDDFVKIAHALDRAAKKVGVDLIGGYSALVSKSMTPAEELLIRSLPKALSETDIVCSSVNVGSTKTGIDMNAVELLGHIIKDIAARTADNDSYGCVKFVAFCNVPDDNPFMAGGFHGVTEGDAVINVGVSGPGVVSRALDAAVGRDFEFLCETIKRTAFKITRVGQLVAQEASRRLGIPFGIIDLSLAPTPAVGDSVGEVLEKIGLEQVGAPGTTAALAMLNDQVKKGGIMASSYVGGLSGAFIPVSEDKNMIDAAASGCLTLEKLEAMTCVCSVGLDMIAIPGDTSAATISGMIADEAAIGMVNQKTTAVRVIPVAGKGVGEMANFGGLMGYAPIMPVNQTSCEAFVTRGGRIPAPIHSFKN; encoded by the coding sequence ATGCTGAATATCATGGAGGTCCGTGAGACCAACCAGATGATCGAGCAGGAGAAGCTTGACGTGCGCACCATCACGATGGGCATCTCGCTGCTTGACTGCGCGGCGGACAGCGTCGACAAGGTGTGCGACAGCATCTACGACAAGATCACTACCTACGCCAAGGACCTGGTCGCCACCGGCGAGGCGATCGAGCGGGACTACGGCATCCCGATCGTCAACAAGCGCATCACCGTCACCCCGATCTCGCTGGTCGGCGCGAGCTCATGCAAGAGCGAGGACGATTTCGTCAAGATCGCGCACGCGCTCGATCGTGCCGCCAAGAAAGTCGGCGTCGACCTGATCGGCGGCTATTCCGCACTGGTGTCGAAGTCCATGACCCCCGCCGAGGAGCTGCTGATCCGCTCGCTGCCCAAGGCGCTGAGCGAGACCGACATCGTCTGCTCGTCCGTCAACGTCGGCTCCACCAAGACCGGCATCGACATGAACGCCGTCGAACTGCTCGGCCACATCATCAAGGACATCGCCGCGCGCACCGCCGACAACGACTCCTACGGATGCGTCAAGTTCGTCGCCTTCTGCAACGTGCCCGACGACAACCCGTTCATGGCGGGCGGTTTCCACGGCGTGACCGAAGGCGATGCGGTCATCAACGTCGGCGTGTCTGGCCCCGGCGTGGTGTCTCGCGCGCTCGACGCGGCGGTCGGCCGTGATTTCGAGTTCCTGTGCGAGACAATCAAGCGCACCGCGTTCAAGATCACGCGCGTCGGCCAGCTCGTGGCGCAGGAGGCCTCGCGCCGCCTCGGCATCCCGTTCGGCATCATCGACCTGTCGTTGGCTCCGACGCCCGCGGTCGGCGATTCGGTCGGCGAAGTGCTGGAGAAGATCGGCCTGGAGCAGGTCGGCGCTCCCGGCACCACGGCGGCGTTGGCAATGCTCAACGACCAGGTCAAGAAGGGCGGCATCATGGCGTCGAGCTACGTCGGCGGTCTGTCCGGCGCGTTCATCCCCGTCTCCGAGGACAAGAACATGATCGACGCGGCGGCATCCGGCTGCCTGACGCTGGAGAAGCTGGAGGCCATGACCTGCGTGTGCTCGGTCGGCCTTGACATGATCGCCATCCCCGGCGACACCAGCGCCGCCACGATCTCCGGCATGATCGCCGACGAGGCCGCCATCGGCATGGTAAACCAGAAGACCACCGCCGTGCGCGTGATCCCCGTGGCGGGCAAGGGCGTTGGCGAGATGGCCAACTTCGGCGGTCTGATGGGCTACGCTCCGATCATGCCGGTGAACCAGACGAGCTGCGAGGCGTTCGTGACCCGCGGCGGCCGTATCCCGGCCCCGATCCACAGCTTCAAGAACTGA
- a CDS encoding tRNA (cytidine(34)-2'-O)-methyltransferase: MSETKGAEEAEAKVEKMFEYGYRKSNYGPDELVTDAHGNPISVVDAMLSAEKAAATETVTPHLCYYSPRIPGNTGSAIRLCAVTGTILHLVEPLGFNLRDTKLRRAGLDYHDMAHVVLHPNFDNLVESMPNSRIIAFTAHATKLYTEVEYKPTDILLFGPEPGDIPDPMDIMAGPHVAEQVRLPMRPSLRSLNLTNCASIAIYEAWRQLGFKGGA; the protein is encoded by the coding sequence ATGAGCGAAACCAAGGGTGCGGAAGAGGCCGAGGCGAAGGTCGAGAAGATGTTCGAGTACGGCTACCGCAAGTCGAATTATGGTCCCGACGAGCTGGTGACCGACGCGCACGGCAATCCGATCAGCGTTGTGGACGCGATGCTGTCGGCCGAGAAGGCTGCCGCGACGGAGACGGTCACGCCGCATCTGTGCTATTACAGTCCGCGCATCCCCGGCAATACCGGGTCGGCGATTCGCCTGTGTGCGGTGACCGGCACCATCCTGCATCTGGTGGAGCCGCTGGGGTTCAATCTTCGCGATACCAAGCTGCGTCGTGCCGGGCTTGACTATCATGACATGGCTCACGTGGTGTTGCATCCGAACTTCGACAATCTGGTCGAGTCGATGCCGAATTCGCGCATCATCGCGTTCACCGCGCATGCGACGAAACTGTATACCGAGGTCGAGTACAAGCCGACCGACATTCTGCTGTTCGGGCCGGAGCCGGGCGACATTCCCGACCCGATGGACATCATGGCCGGCCCGCACGTGGCCGAACAGGTGCGGCTGCCGATGCGCCCGAGCCTGCGCAGCCTGAACCTCACCAACTGCGCCTCCATCGCCATCTACGAAGCCTGGCGCCAACTAGGGTTCAAGGGCGGAGCGTAG
- a CDS encoding discoidin domain-containing protein — MRQLFRRITTISATCALAVSVAAAVAVAAEPTTGNILTGKLPTTNSTHLIGDGDTGFDPTDSNITKIIAGEENGSAENNGYASWDDVYLQYDFGEPREIHSINLYRNGYENALNTFKRIKVEVSSNEDFSDANVLFGTADVEETAATKLAAQTINLTTPVTARYVRIWQKGHCIQNTNSSWKGYGNGVGLREIEVIAKLKDGETLPDAQETRNIALGKLPYVYGLDPTNIAAISDGKQDDNYAVHNSTGERWLQFEYKNRYRIHEGSSRAPIRWSA, encoded by the coding sequence ATGAGACAATTATTCCGCCGTATCACGACCATATCCGCCACATGCGCGTTGGCCGTTTCGGTTGCAGCCGCAGTCGCGGTGGCCGCCGAACCCACCACAGGCAACATACTTACCGGCAAACTGCCCACGACCAACAGCACGCATCTGATCGGCGACGGCGACACCGGATTCGACCCGACCGACAGCAACATCACCAAAATCATCGCCGGAGAAGAGAACGGCAGCGCGGAAAACAACGGATACGCCAGCTGGGACGACGTATACCTGCAATATGATTTCGGCGAGCCGAGAGAGATACACTCCATCAACCTGTACCGCAATGGGTATGAGAACGCGCTGAACACGTTCAAGCGCATCAAGGTCGAAGTGTCCTCCAACGAGGACTTCTCCGACGCGAACGTGCTGTTCGGCACCGCCGACGTCGAGGAAACCGCCGCGACCAAGCTCGCCGCGCAGACCATCAACCTGACCACGCCCGTCACCGCGCGGTACGTGCGCATCTGGCAGAAGGGCCATTGCATCCAGAACACGAACTCCTCATGGAAGGGATACGGCAACGGCGTGGGCTTGCGCGAAATCGAGGTCATCGCCAAGCTCAAGGACGGCGAGACCCTGCCGGACGCGCAGGAGACGCGCAACATCGCGCTCGGCAAGTTGCCGTATGTGTACGGCCTCGACCCGACCAACATCGCGGCGATCAGCGACGGCAAGCAGGACGACAACTACGCCGTGCACAACAGCACCGGCGAGCGGTGGCTGCAGTTCGAATACAAGAACCGCTACCGCATCCACGAGGGCTCAAGCCGGGCACCTATCCGCTGGTCCGCATAG
- a CDS encoding HhH-GPD family protein — protein sequence MPEIRNDTPAEPVGECAVPRVRALLSAWWEANARDLPWRFGRATPWGVLVSEVMSQQTQMSRVVPYWTDWMRVWPDVTALAGASTAEVITAWGRLGYPRRALRLQECARVVFEQYHGRLPQTYDELTALPGIGDYTASAVLSFAFGVRIAVVDTNIRRVLSRVFLGVESRGGAASPAERALAGRVLPQDDETDVRDAIEAANARETVNAPESAIREMTQRNTRPSVIWNQSVMELGALVCTAKNPLCDQCPIGEHCAFLAAGRPGLGERRTRPRQRFQGTDRQVRGIILDALRAEPILARERLESLWPDHVQLDKCIASLDDDGLVDMLPDGSLRLPQ from the coding sequence ATGCCAGAGATACGGAACGATACGCCGGCCGAACCTGTGGGCGAGTGCGCTGTGCCTCGCGTGCGGGCGCTGCTGTCCGCATGGTGGGAGGCCAACGCCCGCGACCTGCCGTGGCGATTCGGGCGCGCGACGCCTTGGGGCGTGCTGGTGAGCGAGGTGATGAGCCAGCAGACCCAGATGAGTCGGGTGGTGCCATACTGGACTGACTGGATGCGCGTGTGGCCGGACGTCACCGCGCTCGCGGGAGCCTCCACGGCGGAGGTCATCACCGCGTGGGGGCGGCTCGGCTACCCGCGCCGGGCGTTGCGGCTGCAGGAGTGCGCCCGCGTGGTGTTCGAGCAATACCACGGCCGGCTTCCGCAAACCTACGACGAGCTGACCGCGTTGCCGGGCATCGGCGACTACACCGCCTCGGCGGTGCTGAGCTTCGCCTTCGGCGTGCGCATCGCGGTGGTGGACACCAACATCCGCCGGGTGCTGTCGCGCGTATTCCTCGGAGTCGAATCGCGCGGGGGAGCGGCCAGTCCGGCCGAGCGGGCGCTCGCCGGCAGGGTCCTTCCGCAGGATGATGAGACGGATGTTCGTGATGCCATCGAAGCCGCGAATGCCCGCGAGACGGTGAATGCCCCCGAATCCGCAATCCGCGAGATGACGCAGCGCAACACCCGTCCGTCGGTCATATGGAACCAGTCCGTGATGGAGCTCGGCGCGCTGGTGTGCACGGCCAAGAACCCGCTGTGTGACCAGTGCCCGATCGGTGAGCATTGCGCGTTCCTCGCGGCGGGCCGCCCCGGGCTGGGAGAGCGACGCACCCGCCCGCGCCAGCGTTTCCAAGGCACCGACCGTCAGGTGCGCGGCATCATCCTCGACGCGCTGCGCGCTGAGCCAATCCTCGCCCGCGAACGCCTGGAATCCCTGTGGCCGGATCACGTCCAGCTCGACAAATGCATCGCCTCCCTCGACGACGATGGCCTGGTCGACATGCTCCCGGATGGTTCGTTGCGGTTACCCCAATAA
- a CDS encoding DNA-directed RNA polymerase subunit beta codes for MADTQATTNTTTIIARADQHDIDLHKASDRVNFGSIREPIPVPYLLGVQTDSFDWLIGNERWKKRVEEDEANGTDTVPHMSGLDEVFNEISPIENFAQTMSLTFSEPYFEEPRHTVQECKEKDYTYSAPLYVNAEFENGDTGEIKSQTVFMGDFPLQTPHGTFIIGGTERVIVSQLVRSPGVYFDRSRDRATGKEIFGAKIIPSRGAWLEFEIDKRDVLGVRVDRKRKQSAIVFLMAIGMTKPEIRDAFEGYSLVLDALEKETIETQDEALTDLYRKIRPSDTATPEAGRNLLDSFYFNTKRYDLARVGRYKIDRKLGLEHEINDRSLSRDDIIATLKYLVTLHDGGKTFPGKRNGEDVDLHVDVDDIDHFGNRRIRQVGELIQNQLRTGLSRMERVVRERMTTQDAEAITPQSLINIRPVNATIKEFFGTSQLSQFMDQNNPLAGVTNKRRLSALGPGGLSRDRASMEVRDVHASHFGRMCPIESPEGPNIGLIGSLATFGRVNPFGFIETPYRKVVDGQITDEVVHMTADQEVGHVIAQVNQEIDENGRFVNSQALARKDEEEAVDVPVSEVDLMDVSPRQMVSIGSSLIPFLEHDEGHRALMGTNMQRQAVPLIESERPLVGTGSEWRVAYDSGDVIIADKPGVVTYVSADIIRVMNDDGTISSYKLSKFQRSNQTTCYNQRPIIKDGERVEAGTVLADGPAIQKGDLALGKNLLIAFMPWNGYNYEDAVIISQRLVQDDTLSSIHIEEYEIDARETKLGAEEITRDLPNVGEDAVANLDERGIIRIGAEVEAGDILVGKVTPKGETELTPEERLLRAIFGEKSREVRDTSLRVPHGETGTVIAVKEITREDAEEDGDELPNGVNQMIRVYIAQHRKITVGDKLSGRHGNKGCISRILPEEDMPFLADGTPVDIMLNPLGVPSRMNLGQVLELHLGWIAHSGWDISLDPDLEAEWKKYVPKGAEKGAPNTPVATPVFDGVRPDVIKGLLKSTLPNRDGDQMVGEDGKARLFDGRTGEPFPKPISVGYMYMLKLHHLVDDKIHARSTGPYSMITQQPLGGKAQFGGQRFGEMEVWALEAYGAAYTLHEMMTTKSDDVDGRVRVYGAIVKGENLPPAGIPESFKVLLKEMQSLSLNVEVLNAEGVAIDMKDEDDDPSSSADLGFNIGARPDAAAKEDQKAPEPEYQ; via the coding sequence TTGGCTGACACTCAAGCTACGACGAATACCACCACCATCATCGCACGCGCCGACCAGCATGACATTGATCTGCACAAGGCGTCGGACCGTGTGAATTTCGGCTCCATCCGCGAGCCCATCCCCGTGCCCTACCTGCTGGGCGTGCAGACCGACAGCTTCGACTGGCTGATCGGCAACGAGCGTTGGAAGAAGCGCGTCGAGGAGGACGAGGCGAACGGCACCGACACCGTTCCCCACATGTCCGGCCTTGACGAGGTCTTCAACGAGATCTCCCCGATCGAGAACTTCGCGCAGACCATGAGCCTGACGTTCTCCGAGCCGTACTTCGAGGAGCCCCGCCACACCGTGCAGGAATGCAAGGAGAAGGATTACACCTACTCGGCGCCGCTGTACGTCAACGCCGAATTCGAGAACGGCGACACCGGCGAGATCAAGTCCCAGACCGTGTTCATGGGCGACTTTCCGCTGCAGACCCCGCACGGCACCTTCATCATCGGCGGCACCGAGCGAGTGATCGTCTCCCAGCTCGTGCGCTCCCCGGGCGTCTACTTCGACCGCAGCCGGGACCGCGCCACCGGCAAGGAGATCTTCGGCGCGAAGATCATCCCGAGCCGCGGCGCATGGCTGGAGTTCGAGATCGACAAGCGTGACGTGCTCGGCGTGCGTGTCGACCGCAAGCGCAAGCAGTCCGCGATCGTCTTCCTGATGGCCATCGGCATGACCAAGCCCGAGATCCGCGATGCGTTCGAAGGCTACTCGCTCGTGCTCGACGCGCTGGAGAAGGAGACCATCGAGACGCAGGACGAGGCCCTGACCGACCTGTACCGCAAGATCCGCCCGTCCGACACCGCCACCCCGGAGGCCGGACGCAACCTGCTCGACTCCTTCTACTTCAACACCAAGCGCTACGACCTGGCCCGCGTCGGCCGCTACAAGATCGACCGCAAGCTTGGCCTGGAGCACGAGATCAACGACCGCTCCCTGAGCCGCGACGACATCATCGCCACCCTGAAGTACCTGGTCACCCTGCACGACGGCGGCAAGACCTTCCCGGGCAAGCGCAACGGCGAGGATGTCGACCTGCACGTGGACGTGGATGATATCGATCACTTCGGAAACCGTCGTATCCGCCAGGTCGGCGAGCTGATCCAGAACCAGCTGCGCACCGGCCTGAGCCGTATGGAGCGCGTCGTGCGCGAGCGCATGACCACGCAGGACGCCGAGGCCATCACCCCGCAGTCCCTGATCAACATCCGCCCCGTGAATGCGACCATCAAGGAGTTCTTCGGAACCTCCCAGCTGTCCCAGTTCATGGACCAGAACAACCCGCTGGCCGGCGTGACCAACAAGCGCCGTCTGTCCGCCCTGGGCCCCGGCGGCCTGTCGCGCGACCGCGCATCGATGGAAGTGCGAGACGTGCACGCCTCCCACTTCGGCCGTATGTGCCCGATCGAGTCCCCTGAAGGCCCGAACATCGGTCTGATCGGCTCGCTGGCGACGTTCGGCCGCGTGAACCCGTTCGGTTTCATCGAAACGCCGTATCGCAAGGTCGTCGACGGCCAGATCACCGATGAAGTGGTGCACATGACCGCTGATCAGGAAGTCGGCCACGTCATCGCCCAGGTGAACCAGGAGATCGACGAGAACGGTCGGTTTGTCAACAGCCAGGCCCTTGCCCGTAAGGACGAGGAAGAGGCGGTCGATGTCCCGGTCAGCGAAGTCGACCTGATGGACGTGTCGCCGCGTCAGATGGTCTCGATCGGCTCCTCCCTGATCCCGTTCCTGGAGCACGACGAGGGCCACCGAGCGCTGATGGGTACCAACATGCAGCGTCAGGCCGTGCCGCTGATCGAGTCCGAGCGCCCGCTGGTGGGCACCGGCTCCGAATGGCGCGTCGCCTACGATTCCGGTGACGTCATCATCGCCGACAAGCCGGGCGTGGTCACCTACGTGTCCGCCGACATCATCCGCGTGATGAACGACGACGGCACCATCAGCTCCTACAAGCTGTCCAAGTTCCAGCGTTCCAACCAGACCACCTGCTACAACCAGCGCCCGATCATCAAGGACGGCGAGCGCGTCGAGGCCGGCACCGTGCTGGCTGACGGCCCCGCCATCCAGAAGGGCGACCTGGCCCTCGGCAAGAACCTGCTCATCGCGTTCATGCCGTGGAACGGCTACAACTACGAGGACGCCGTGATCATCTCGCAGCGCCTCGTGCAGGACGACACCCTGAGCTCCATCCACATCGAGGAGTACGAGATCGATGCCCGCGAGACCAAGCTGGGCGCCGAGGAGATCACCCGCGATCTGCCGAACGTCGGCGAGGACGCGGTGGCCAACCTCGACGAGCGAGGCATCATCCGCATCGGCGCTGAGGTCGAGGCCGGCGACATCCTCGTCGGCAAGGTCACTCCGAAGGGCGAGACCGAGCTGACCCCGGAGGAGCGCCTGCTGCGCGCCATCTTCGGAGAGAAGTCCCGCGAGGTGCGCGACACGTCGCTGCGCGTGCCCCACGGCGAGACCGGTACCGTCATCGCGGTCAAGGAGATCACCCGCGAGGACGCCGAGGAGGACGGCGACGAGCTGCCCAACGGCGTCAACCAGATGATCCGCGTGTACATCGCGCAACACCGCAAGATCACCGTGGGCGACAAGCTGTCCGGCCGCCACGGCAACAAGGGCTGCATCTCGCGCATCCTGCCCGAGGAGGACATGCCGTTCCTGGCGGACGGCACCCCGGTCGACATCATGCTCAACCCGCTGGGCGTGCCTTCGCGAATGAACCTCGGCCAGGTGCTGGAACTGCACCTCGGCTGGATCGCGCACTCCGGCTGGGACATCAGCCTCGACCCCGATCTGGAGGCCGAGTGGAAGAAGTACGTGCCCAAGGGCGCCGAAAAGGGCGCTCCGAACACGCCGGTCGCCACGCCCGTCTTCGACGGCGTGCGCCCCGACGTCATCAAGGGCCTGCTCAAGTCCACCCTGCCGAACCGCGACGGCGACCAGATGGTCGGCGAGGACGGCAAGGCGCGCCTGTTCGACGGCCGCACCGGCGAACCGTTCCCGAAGCCGATCTCCGTGGGCTACATGTACATGCTGAAGCTGCACCACTTGGTCGACGACAAGATCCACGCCCGTTCCACCGGCCCGTACTCGATGATCACCCAGCAGCCGCTGGGCGGTAAGGCTCAGTTCGGTGGCCAGCGCTTCGGCGAGATGGAGGTGTGGGCCCTTGAGGCCTACGGTGCCGCCTACACGCTGCACGAGATGATGACCACCAAGTCCGACGACGTGGACGGCCGCGTGCGCGTCTACGGTGCCATCGTCAAGGGCGAGAACCTCCCGCCGGCAGGCATCCCCGAATCGTTCAAGGTGCTCCTGAAGGAAATGCAGTCCCTGTCCCTGAACGTCGAAGTGCTCAACGCCGAAGGCGTCGCCATCGACATGAAGGACGAGGACGACGATCCCTCCTCCAGCGCTGACCTGGGCTTCAACATCGGCGCACGCCCCGACGCCGCCGCCAAGGAAGACCAGAAGGCCCCGGAACCCGAATACCAGTGA